The DNA region acgaaaaatcacgatttaacggtcattttaactccgattttgatgattttttacaaccacactccttgaccctatatgaatacaatgattgaattcgatcttcaatttaaaatatttacactagtggataccacaaaatcttatgttatacttaataaaagtatgaataaactcttaagtattagtgaatctattgttttgataggatactcattctacaaaactgttttcaatgatcaaaccgtcaaacatgtttgtatatacttcgagatcacatacgccaaaaattgcaaaaaacaaacattcagagatcaagtaatgggacaaaagtttttgacggttataaacgaaaaatcacgatttaacggttattttaactccgattttgatgattttttacaactacactccttgaccctatatgaatacaagtaatgaattcgatctttaatttaaaatatttacactagtggataccacaaaatcttatgttatacttaataaaagtatgaataaactatttagtattagtgaatctattgttttgatgagatacgaattatacgaaactaatttcaacgatccaaccgtcaaacatgtttgtatatacttcgagatcgcatacgccaaaaattgcaaaaaacaaacattcagagagcaagtaacgggacaaaacttttcgacggttataaacgaaaaatcacgatttaacggtcattttaactccgattttgatgattttttacaaccacactccttgaccctatatgaatacaatgattgaattcgatcttcaatttacaatatttacactagtggaaaccacaaaatcttatgtcatacttaataaaagtatgaataaactcttaagtattagtgaatctattgttttgatggaatactcattctacgaaactagtttcaatgatctaaccgtcaaacatgtttgtatatattttgagatcgcatacgccaaaaattgcaaaaaacaaacattcagagagcacgtaacgggacaaaacttttcgacggttataaacgaaaaatcacgatttaacggttaatttaactccgattttgatgattttttacaactacactccttgaccttatatgaatacaatgatttaattcgatcttcaatttaaaatatttacactagtggataccacaaaatcttatgtttatacttaataaaagtatggtatagtactattgttttattttttttcataattattttggtaaacttctcataatttgaatgatttttaatgtatggtttttctatgcttagtttatgcagaagatagttatgacgtggaaaaccttactgaaaacatcatcaacataactcttgaaggcaatagatcaagccaaagttccaatgcaatttcatgatgatcgatgtaaatcgaggattttgtaaattgaggtttaaacttttgagaaagatttcacaaccttgaaaacaaaaactgtttcattttgcatatccttgcacatttaaaatttgtaatagattagtagtgtatgtattatttttttattaggctcttattttcgagtgtagatgtagtacttaaacgacaaatgtgttttaatgttttgaagtaatatttatatggcaatgtgtggtatgtgcaaatttaagaaaaaatatatatttttcttaacgggtcataacgggtcataacgggtcgggtcactttacccgttgggtaaagtgacacgacctgttaaggacccgttaagataacgggtgtgacacgacacgacccgttaagataacaggtgttacacgaaaacgacacgaacacgactgacacgacccgtttgccaggcctaagtCTGACGTccggtttgtttgtttgtttttcttaaataaagaattacaaatctctattaattaataaaacactaattaataaaatacttaTTGTCATTCAAAATCTTATGAAATTATCACTTTAattctctaattaaaacagaacatgaataagaaatataaggtagaaatgtaatttcatacaatcaaaatttgttgttttttttcaaaacatcatctacatgtaatcataacatatctttaattaaaaaaataaaaaaataaatataaataaaaataaaaaacttcccACTTGTACATTCTTTATCaccttcttcctctctccttctatttcaaaaataaaaataaaaaaatttctcacacacaAAAGTGAAAGTAATAATATCAATAtcatttcctttctctctttacttataatttttttgtgttaTAATTACAGCTGTTTTGCTtttactgacacaccccgactgagatcgaggcatgctggccatcacgtgagggtgacgtagtcatgtgcacagtgcggaagcaataaagataagagttatacgaataaataaaaactgaaagttACAAAGGTGCACTAAAAAACAGGAAGCGTTAGGAGTgagatacaaaagtaaatactcctaatcagagcatagaaagtctaggtgcagtccagtatgacaaatactaattatacagtaccagaagatgtcctacaaatattttattatgtcagaaccgccgaaaTCCTCAAAGCCACCAATAGCaaacttacctaaaacctggaggggcataaaacagaaaacatgagtgggcaaaaacaaatgttttacaaaaccatttcatttctcaaaagttctaacccctcaccgtaaaacatgtataattttcccaaaaatagaatataaacatatgcataaatatatatgtaaatatatcaattcaaatcatgcttcacatattcataatcgTAAGTATgacatgccaagatataacagaataagtaattcaggtgagaataaattcatggaaaataacgtattagccggaacccctgtagaagtatgtacggctgaattcatatctcattagtcaatctagccggagtcactacaatgacctatacgacactacactacacataaatcggaaccactaaaaaggggtatatacgacaagactggatgtaatataattatactCAACACTACTCTCTCatgatagctgggcgataaatcgctagtcacatacgagtcggaaccacttatgatggtctgtacaacaagactgggcacctaaattggatcaaatgtgagcatatggtgcgggaagTGACATTATATACGGgtatgtgccatatctctggctaatcattaacaccgaggtgcaggtttatgagctcaatgtttctcaatcacatatcacatcattgataattcacataaccaaacataactcacctggtacttacctgcgcgtccacagcaccacaattatatattatgcatcatatactaattcatatacaaaatataaatttatatgcatggcattcaaggcatactttcatttaaatacattttctggaaaaatatcaagtatataaatatataatgaaaaccaaaagctcactcactggtatgtcgaggggtcgtagcccccaagtCGCCCTTGAccgcgctcgtcctcgggataagtctcccctatatgcgaaataactataaaaacgttaatttaaagcacataaccaaaactaactaataacttctcatacattactTAAAATGGAGGTTttaatataccaacgtgatctacacaactccatgaacatccccatatttttaaaataattttccgACCACCTACACTCCGGCAAGTGCATGGGCATGCGCAGGGAACCCTAACGGAAACCCTAACTGCCATTAGGAATATTCTGTCCAAATTACCTGACGCCGTTACTCTCAGTTAAGAATATTCCTTCAACTTTGAGAAAATATTCTTATGTCTTATCCGGTGGACCTCGCCCACCATCGCCGTCGCTAGAAAACTGGAAAATGATTAAACCTTGATATCTCAGtcatttttcatccaaatttcatgaaaccagtaccaaattgaagctcttaacttgtagaacatTTCCTTACCTATTTAAAGCCCCAAAGATCACGGGATCTTGCCTGAGAAATTCGAGAGAAActggccaaacttgaaacttaAAATCCTGACGTCCAAAACTACCCAGCAAGCTACCCTGAGCTTCGTGAAGGCCTTTTAAAGCTCCCTGTGAGCTTAAAATCCACTGAAACCTTcacatttacgtgtgcatgaacaatacCACGATCGAGGGTTACGGTTCTCGGGTTTTCCAATGGTTCCACGGCCTAAAAATGGTATGGTTGAGTTCATGATGGCGAGGAGAAAATGATGGTACTAATCACAAGCTCGATTTGTGCAGAAAAGGGTTGGTTGAAGGTTCGTCTGTACGTTTGTATGGGTTTTCTGCAAAATCCGAgaggaagaaaagagagagaaagcacgggagagagggagaggtcttatgggtgtgtgtgtgtggtcctcaCACTAACACATCATCAAACAACACCCACCATAAAATATCTAGGTCTAAACTTGACCAAAATAAACTAGGgcaataaaagaaataaatcgAATATTTTGCCCAATTCCAACAACTTCTCTTAGGGATAATTCCatcaattcacatcatcaagaaTATAATACAATAAATTTGGGGACGGGCTATGACACTTACCTCTAGCAAATGTTATCTCTCTCGTGCATATTTGAAACacatttgcctttttttttttaaataaaaaatatcaaatatcaAATCTTATTTATATAATTTAGTTTCGGAAAGGAAAAATAatttccacaaaaaaaaaaaaacacccgaCCCAGATTGGCTGTCACAGAAACCCGCGAACCGTATAAAAACCCAATTCCCAAATCAGACAgccttttccttctctctccttgGACTCGATCGGCATCAAATCTTTCGTCCTTCGAAACCCTAATAATCCCCTTCAATTTCATCAATGGCGGAATCCACCGTCACCAAATCCAACACATACAACCTCTTCGTGACCCTCTTGGAGggcaaaaccctaaccctaaaattCACAACCCCGGAGATCCCCGCCACTTCCCTCAAGCACCTCCTATACAAATTCACCAAAATACCCCTCCAGCACCAGCGCCTCGTCACCGGGACTCGCCAGCTCGAGGATGATTCCGTCCTCTCGTGCTCGTCCTCCCACGCGCCGGACTTCCCAACCGTGCATCTTCTGCTCCGTCTCGCCGGAGGAAAGGGCGGGTTCGGGTCGCTGCTGCGTGGGGCGGCGACGAAGGCCGGGCAGAAGAAGACGAGCAATTTCGACGCTTGTCGCGATATGAGTGGTCGGAGGTTGCGGCATGTTAATGCGGAGAAGAAGCTGGAGGAGTGGAGGGCTGAGGAAGAAGAGAGGATGCTTGAGAAGATGGCAGAGGATTATTTGAAGGGTGTGGCGAAGAAGGGTAAAAAGGGAACTGGGGACGATTTGGCTGAGAAGTATGTGGCCAAGTATAGGGAGCAGTCGGAGCGCTGCATTTCGGAGGTTTTGGATTCAGTTAAGGAGGCGGTAAAGGGGAAGCGTAAGGGGCCGGCCAAGGAGGCCATGGAGGATTCGAAAAGGCTGAAAATTTGGTAAGCATTTGTGTTGGGTTTTAATGTTTGCTGTGTTGATTTTGTGCTAGGGAATTGGAAATTATGAATTTGAAGGAATCCTTTCAGAAGAATATATAAAGAAATGCAATGGGGAATTGATATGGTGGTTTGAGAAAAATGGTATTTTTCTTATGTGTTGAAATGAATATTAGGATTTGGACATGTGTTAGTTATAGGTATAGAGGTTAATATGATAATTGAAGTAGAAAACTCACATGATAAATAATTTGGTTAACAAAGCCAAGCTCTTTGCTTTCACAGTTTGCTTTTGATTTATGGGGGATGATCGGGATTATATGTTATAGAGTGAAGGAAAGGAACCCATCAAGTTCATTTAGGAAAGGAAAACTCGGCTTGGTTAAGCCGGAATGTTACTTAGATGTCTCTTTTATTGTATAATTTTGATCTCTGGTGAAACCTTGTTTCGGAAATGCTACATTTTCTTTATTTCAGAATCTTTTTGGAGAAACACTGTATCTTCCTGCCATTTCTCTTTAATATTGTTGTATAATATGATTGTCATTGGTGTTGATATCTGATTTGTTGTTTTTGTCAGGATGGGCAAGAGGAAAATGGGTGAAAGTGATTCAGAGGATGATGACAGTGATAATGAAGATACAATGGAGAAATCTGTCGTATTGAATAATGGGAATAACTCAGATTCAAGTAAAGAAACTGAGAG from Malus domestica chromosome 01, GDT2T_hap1 includes:
- the LOC103417630 gene encoding uncharacterized protein; amino-acid sequence: MAESTVTKSNTYNLFVTLLEGKTLTLKFTTPEIPATSLKHLLYKFTKIPLQHQRLVTGTRQLEDDSVLSCSSSHAPDFPTVHLLLRLAGGKGGFGSLLRGAATKAGQKKTSNFDACRDMSGRRLRHVNAEKKLEEWRAEEEERMLEKMAEDYLKGVAKKGKKGTGDDLAEKYVAKYREQSERCISEVLDSVKEAVKGKRKGPAKEAMEDSKRLKIWMGKRKMGESDSEDDDSDNEDTMEKSVVLNNGNNSDSSKETERSLDSVTGRKQDGEISSGGSSESGSEEEKEMVVQGPQAFGGCPGQGSLDIEKNEMVGPVISEEKIVRSASVTCSDPDVVSGAEAEQDGKIGCNEPEMGNLEKVVGQSETVSRSGRGQEIESASLIAEANDSSESNPGVREETVASGNTAGMEKPLNFDEYNSAAEMEVLGRERLKSELQTRGLKCGGTLQEQAARLFMLKTTPIEKIPKKLLAKK